A window of the Hemitrygon akajei unplaced genomic scaffold, sHemAka1.3 Scf000111, whole genome shotgun sequence genome harbors these coding sequences:
- the LOC140723372 gene encoding NACHT, LRR and PYD domains-containing protein 3-like isoform X1 has product MREKVKVFQLVDRYAELTVISTVRDRRLVEHELLARGRDHEEWREKHLRTELEKIRADQLFQRSFDQKLKRSFFGRTSGISAAVAGVPGIGKTTMVQKIVYDWATGKIYQQFQFVFSFKFRDLNSINCRISLKELILHQYPYFGNILGEIWKHTEGLLFIFDGLDQFKDEINFVDGRRETESQYIDPEFKCKLSDIVHSLIQGKLLPGCSVLVTTRPTALHLLEKAEISVWAEILGFVGEQQKEYFIRYFEDQTVAAAVFKHVKENEILYTMSYNPSYCGILALALGPFFTQIVRNPQCVPKTITQLYSYYIYNILKNHGREIENPRDVLLRVGQMAFRGVSEKKIVFTDGDLINYNLQPSRFLSGFLMELLEREDSARSVVYTFPHLTVQEFVAAVAQFLNPHPGDIRKFLTEAHNKTDGRFEVFLRFVAGLSSQMTARGLEEFLGPFPHQTTCRVIDWVKEEVKRQMGNTESEAGKRSLLNTLHYLFESQNRGLAQAALGSVETLSFSGMTLTPIDCAVLSHVIGLCDTIKHLNLAVCNIQCVGMQRLGPGLHKCQELGICWDELGDSGVKPVSAALRNPECKIQKLELTRVGLTDSGAADLASALSTNPSLTELVLSYNELGDSGAKLLSVALRNPECKIQKLGMDKVGLTDSGVEDLASALSTNPSLKELNLSSNELGDSGVKLVSAALRNPECKIQKLELRDVGLTDSGAEDLVSALSTKPSLKELELRSNSLTDRSVPALRHLILTLPSLESIELWGNRFSETGRKELRSLQEPRLGLRVTV; this is encoded by the exons atgagggagaaggtgaaggttttccagctggttgatcgatacgctgagctcacggtcatttctactgttcgagatcggagactggtggaacatgagctgctggcaagaggcagagaccacgaggagtggagagagaaacatctccgcACAGAGCTAGAAAAAATCCGGGCTGATCAGTTATTCCAGAGGAGTTTTGATCAAAAATTGAAAAGATCTTTCTTTGGAAGAACATCCGGGATATCCGCAGCAGtagccggagtcccggggatcgggaaaacaacaatggtacaaaagattgtttatgactgggccacgggcaAAATATACCAgcagttccagtttgtcttcagtttcaagttccgggatttaaactccattaactgcagaataagcctgaaagaactgattctgcatcAGTATCCCTACTTTGGGAATATCTTGGGAGAGATCTGGAAACACACAGAGGGACTGCTGTTCATATTTGATGGTTTGGATCAATTCAAGGACGAAATCAATTTTGTTGATGGTCGTAGAGAGACAGAATCACAGTACAtagatcctgaattcaagtgcaagttgtcggacattgtgcacagtttaaTCCaaggcaagctgctcccagggtgttcagtgctagTGACAACCCGCCcaactgcgttacatttattggaaaaggcagagatcagtgtctgggctgaaatcctgggatttgttggtgagcaacagaaggaatatttcatcaggtattttgaagatcagacggtggcagcagctgttttcaaacacgtgaaggagaacgagatcctgtacactatgagctacaacccctcctactgcgggatcctcgctctggcactgggccccttcttcacacaaatagTCCGGAACCCGCAGTGTGTTCCcaaaaccatcacccaactgtactcctactatatttacaacatcctgaaaaatcacggccgtgagattgagaacccccgtgatgtgttactcagggttggtcagatggccttcagaggagtgtccgagaagaagattgtgtttacagatggagatttgatcaactacaatctgcagccttcccggttcctgtccgggttcctgatggagcttttggagagagaggattctgcccggagcgtggtgtacacattcccacacctcaccgtccaagagtttgtagctgcagtcgcacaattcctgaatccacatcccggggatatccggaaattcctcactgaagcccacaacaagacagatgggcgatttgaggtatttctccgttttgtggctggtctctcctcccaaatgacagctcggggcctagaggagtttctgggtccatttcctcatcaaacaacctgtcgggtgattgactgggtgaaggaggaggttaaacgccagatgggaaacacagagagtgaagctggtaaaaggagcctcctgaacacattgcactacctgtttgagtctcagaatcgtggactggctcaggccgcactgggatctgtggaaacactttcattcagtggaatgacactgaccccgattgactgtgcggtgctgtctcatgtcatcggactctgtgatacaataaaacacctcaaccTGGCTGTCTGTAATATTCAGTGTGTAGGAATGCAGCGGCTGGGACctgggctgcacaagtgccaggagttggg AATTTGCTgggatgaactgggagattcaggagtgaaaccgGTTTCTGCGGcactgaggaacccggagtgtaaaatacagaaactgga gctgacccGTGtaggtctcacagattctggtgccgcagatctcgcctccgctctcagtacaaacccttcACTGACGGAGCTGGTCCTGAGTTATAATGAACTGGGAGACTCAGGCGCGAAACTGCTGTCtgtggctctgaggaacccggagtgtaaaatacagaaactggg GATGGACaaagtcggtctcacagattctggtgtcgaggatcttgcctctgctctcagtacaaacccttcACTGAAGGAGTTGAACCTGAGTagtaatgaactgggagattcaggagtgaaactggtgtctgcggctctgaggaacccggagtgtaaaatacagaaactgga ACtgagggatgtcggtctcacagattctggtgccgaggatctcgtctctgctctcagtacaaaaccatcactgaaggagctggagctgagatcaaactcgctgacagaccgatctgtccccgctctccgccacctcatactgaccctccccagTCTGGAGTCGATCGA ACTGTGggggaatcggttcagtgagaccgggaggaaggaactgagatctctgcaggaacccagactcGGACTGAGAGTGACCGTGTGA
- the LOC140723372 gene encoding NACHT, LRR and PYD domains-containing protein 3-like isoform X2 encodes MREKVKVFQLVDRYAELTVISTVRDRRLVEHELLARGRDHEEWREKHLRTELEKIRADQLFQRSFDQKLKRSFFGRTSGISAAVAGVPGIGKTTMVQKIVYDWATGKIYQQFQFVFSFKFRDLNSINCRISLKELILHQYPYFGNILGEIWKHTEGLLFIFDGLDQFKDEINFVDGRRETESQYIDPEFKCKLSDIVHSLIQGKLLPGCSVLVTTRPTALHLLEKAEISVWAEILGFVGEQQKEYFIRYFEDQTVAAAVFKHVKENEILYTMSYNPSYCGILALALGPFFTQIVRNPQCVPKTITQLYSYYIYNILKNHGREIENPRDVLLRVGQMAFRGVSEKKIVFTDGDLINYNLQPSRFLSGFLMELLEREDSARSVVYTFPHLTVQEFVAAVAQFLNPHPGDIRKFLTEAHNKTDGRFEVFLRFVAGLSSQMTARGLEEFLGPFPHQTTCRVIDWVKEEVKRQMGNTESEAGKRSLLNTLHYLFESQNRGLAQAALGSVETLSFSGMTLTPIDCAVLSHVIGLCDTIKHLNLAVCNIQCVGMQRLGPGLHKCQELGICWDELGDSGVKPVSAALRNPECKIQKLELTRVGLTDSGAADLASALSTNPSLTELVLSYNELGDSGAKLLSVALRNPECKIQKLGMDKVGLTDSGVEDLASALSTNPSLKELNLSSNELGDSGVKLVSAALRNPECKIQKLELWGNRFSETGRKELRSLQEPRLGLRVTV; translated from the exons atgagggagaaggtgaaggttttccagctggttgatcgatacgctgagctcacggtcatttctactgttcgagatcggagactggtggaacatgagctgctggcaagaggcagagaccacgaggagtggagagagaaacatctccgcACAGAGCTAGAAAAAATCCGGGCTGATCAGTTATTCCAGAGGAGTTTTGATCAAAAATTGAAAAGATCTTTCTTTGGAAGAACATCCGGGATATCCGCAGCAGtagccggagtcccggggatcgggaaaacaacaatggtacaaaagattgtttatgactgggccacgggcaAAATATACCAgcagttccagtttgtcttcagtttcaagttccgggatttaaactccattaactgcagaataagcctgaaagaactgattctgcatcAGTATCCCTACTTTGGGAATATCTTGGGAGAGATCTGGAAACACACAGAGGGACTGCTGTTCATATTTGATGGTTTGGATCAATTCAAGGACGAAATCAATTTTGTTGATGGTCGTAGAGAGACAGAATCACAGTACAtagatcctgaattcaagtgcaagttgtcggacattgtgcacagtttaaTCCaaggcaagctgctcccagggtgttcagtgctagTGACAACCCGCCcaactgcgttacatttattggaaaaggcagagatcagtgtctgggctgaaatcctgggatttgttggtgagcaacagaaggaatatttcatcaggtattttgaagatcagacggtggcagcagctgttttcaaacacgtgaaggagaacgagatcctgtacactatgagctacaacccctcctactgcgggatcctcgctctggcactgggccccttcttcacacaaatagTCCGGAACCCGCAGTGTGTTCCcaaaaccatcacccaactgtactcctactatatttacaacatcctgaaaaatcacggccgtgagattgagaacccccgtgatgtgttactcagggttggtcagatggccttcagaggagtgtccgagaagaagattgtgtttacagatggagatttgatcaactacaatctgcagccttcccggttcctgtccgggttcctgatggagcttttggagagagaggattctgcccggagcgtggtgtacacattcccacacctcaccgtccaagagtttgtagctgcagtcgcacaattcctgaatccacatcccggggatatccggaaattcctcactgaagcccacaacaagacagatgggcgatttgaggtatttctccgttttgtggctggtctctcctcccaaatgacagctcggggcctagaggagtttctgggtccatttcctcatcaaacaacctgtcgggtgattgactgggtgaaggaggaggttaaacgccagatgggaaacacagagagtgaagctggtaaaaggagcctcctgaacacattgcactacctgtttgagtctcagaatcgtggactggctcaggccgcactgggatctgtggaaacactttcattcagtggaatgacactgaccccgattgactgtgcggtgctgtctcatgtcatcggactctgtgatacaataaaacacctcaaccTGGCTGTCTGTAATATTCAGTGTGTAGGAATGCAGCGGCTGGGACctgggctgcacaagtgccaggagttggg AATTTGCTgggatgaactgggagattcaggagtgaaaccgGTTTCTGCGGcactgaggaacccggagtgtaaaatacagaaactgga gctgacccGTGtaggtctcacagattctggtgccgcagatctcgcctccgctctcagtacaaacccttcACTGACGGAGCTGGTCCTGAGTTATAATGAACTGGGAGACTCAGGCGCGAAACTGCTGTCtgtggctctgaggaacccggagtgtaaaatacagaaactggg GATGGACaaagtcggtctcacagattctggtgtcgaggatcttgcctctgctctcagtacaaacccttcACTGAAGGAGTTGAACCTGAGTagtaatgaactgggagattcaggagtgaaactggtgtctgcggctctgaggaacccggagtgtaaaatacagaaactgga ACTGTGggggaatcggttcagtgagaccgggaggaaggaactgagatctctgcaggaacccagactcGGACTGAGAGTGACCGTGTGA